In Silene latifolia isolate original U9 population chromosome X, ASM4854445v1, whole genome shotgun sequence, the following proteins share a genomic window:
- the LOC141618252 gene encoding uncharacterized protein LOC141618252, whose protein sequence is MIIRRIVAICRNYLWEGGTEYHRAPLVAWSTVCCNKKSGGLGVKDAEKWNIATVGKLVNWIYTKADRPWVQWIDHIYLKRNDWSTYEPPSNSNWNWRNICKIRSKLDAGFVNNCWVADPKGYSVGSGYTWIQDIHPPVFWYSDVWDRWSIPKHAFITWLVYHKALNTKEKLHVIGICDSADCVLCEAGIETYSHLFEDCLYSKQILGQIEIWLQLKLHSDRKYSQLQQHVCRMAKLACWYRIWMERNKCRMDLQLTMPDKSVKDVKRLIHARISQMIMQPVTSHDQQWLSCLDILL, encoded by the coding sequence ATGATAATCAGGAGGATTGTTGCTATTTGCAGGAATTATTTGTGGGAGGGGGGCACTGAGTATCACAGGGCTCCTCTGGTGGCTTGGTCCACTGTTTGCTGCAATAAGAAATCAGGAGGTTTGGGTGTGAAAGATGCTGAAAAATGGAACATTGCAACTGTTGGAAAGCTTGTGAATTGGATATATACTAAGGCTGATAGACCGTGGGTTCAGTGGATTGATCATATCTATCTGAAGAGGAATGACTGGTCTACTTATGAACCTCCTAGTAACtccaattggaattggaggaacatTTGTAAGATCAGGTCTAAATTGGATGCTGGCTTTGTGAATAACTGCTGGGTAGCTGATCCTAAAGGCTACTCAGTTGGGTCTGGTTATACTTGGATACAGGATATACACCCACCTGTGTTTTGGTATTCTGATGTCTGGGATAGATGGAGCATCCCTAAACATGCCTTTATAACCTGGTTAGTTTATCATAAGGCACTCAATACCAAAGAGAAGTTACATGTTATTGGAATCTGTGACTCTGCGGATTGTGTGCTGTGTGAGGCAGGCATTGAAACATATTCCCATCTTTTTGAAGACTGTTTATACAGCAAACAAATATTGGGACAGATTGAGATATGGCTGCAACTCAAATTGCACTCTGATAGGAAGTACTCTCAATTGCAGCAACATGTCTGTAGAATGGCTAAGCTGGCCTGCTGGTATAGAATTTGGATGGAAAGGAACAAATGTAGGATGGACTTGCAGCTAACAATGCCAGACAAAAGTGTGAAAGATGTGAAGCGTTTGATTCATGCTCGAATCAGTCAGATGATTATGCAACCAGTTACTAGTCATGATCAGCAGTGGCTCTCTTGTTTAGATATCTTGTTGTAG